TTGCTGGTCGAAGACGATGCACGCCTTGCCGCGCTCGTTACCGAGTATCTGCATGCTTATCGCTTCGAAGTAATGGTCGTGGGCGACGGCTCGCGCGCGCTGGAGCGGTTTCGCGCGTTCTCGCCGGACATCGTGATCCTTGATCTGATGTTGCCGGGGATGGACGGCATGGAAATCTGCCGCCAGTTGCGCGCTGTGAGCACCACGCCGATCCTGATTCTCACTGCACGCGAAGACACCTACGATCAGGTGGCGGGGCTGGAAGTCGGGGCCGACGACTATGTCGTCAAGCCGGTCGAGCCGCGTTTGCTACTGGCGCGACTCCGGGCGCTGTTACGGCGTGTCGTGCCGAGTACCGAGCTGGAACCCGAGAACGACGACGGACTCGCGTTCGGTCAGTTGCGCATCGTGCCACGCGACCGCATGGTGTTCTGGCGCGGGGCAACCGTCGAGCTCAAGTCCAATGAGTTCAGCCTGCTCCTGATATTGGCGCGCGGCGCGGGGCGAGTGGTCACGCGCGACGAGATCCTTCAGCAGTTGCGCGGCATCGAATTCGACGGCATCGATCGCACGGTGGATGTGGGCATTTACCGGTTGCGCAAACGCTTCGAAGACACCGACGGAGAACCGCAGCGCATCAAGACCGTTTGGGGCCGGGGCTATCTGTTCAGTCCCTCGGCCTGGGAAGGCTGAAAGGCATTGAAGAGAATGAAAGGGACTTAAAGAGACTTAAGGGGGGAATCGGGACATGTTTCGCGTCCTATTGAAGCTGTATGCGCTGGTAGGCATCTCTATCGTTGCGTCGATTTTGCTCATCACCTACACGTTCGGCCATCTGTTTCTGGACACCATGAACCGGTCTGCGCAAACGCAACTCGGCGGTTATGCGTGGCTGATCAACGAGAAGCTTGGCGACATTCCGGAATCCGAGTGGCCGAAATTCGTGAGCGAATTCGCCTCGAAGACGCAGGACACCCTGACCCTCGAACCGCTCAAGGACTTCCCGGTAGAACGCGAATACCTTCGCAAAGATCTGGAAGCAGGGCTGCCGATCGTAAACGGCACCGACGGCGAGCACTACGCCATGCGCCTGCGAAATTCGCAGTGGGTTCTGACGTCGGCGAGCGGTACCGATCTGAGCATGAAGCAGATCAACTACCTTGCCTATGCCGTATTGGCCATCCTCATGCTGATCTCCGTATTGACCTGGGTGCGTTGGTACTGGTCCGATCTGAAATCGCTCAATCGTGCGGCAATTCGCTTCGGCGAAGGCGACTTCAGCTCACGTGCCAAGGTGTCGCGCTTTTCGAATCTGAGCGCGCTGGTGCGCGTATTCAACACCATGGCCGACCGTATCGAGCGCTCCATCAAAGCGCAGAAAGACATGATCAATGCCGTGTCGCACGAATTGCGCACGCCGATTGCGCGACTGGATTTCGGGCTGGAGATCTTGCAGCAACGGCGTCAGGAACCGGACGCAGACGACCGAATCAACGCGCTCAAGGGCGACATCCGCGAGCTGGACGAACTGGTGACGGAATT
This window of the Pandoraea sputorum genome carries:
- a CDS encoding ATP-binding protein; translated protein: MFRVLLKLYALVGISIVASILLITYTFGHLFLDTMNRSAQTQLGGYAWLINEKLGDIPESEWPKFVSEFASKTQDTLTLEPLKDFPVEREYLRKDLEAGLPIVNGTDGEHYAMRLRNSQWVLTSASGTDLSMKQINYLAYAVLAILMLISVLTWVRWYWSDLKSLNRAAIRFGEGDFSSRAKVSRFSNLSALVRVFNTMADRIERSIKAQKDMINAVSHELRTPIARLDFGLEILQQRRQEPDADDRINALKGDIRELDELVTELLSLARLDQITAPPTRQTVSLRLMFDSLAANCTEVLATRSIALDIAAEPGADRVEVEPKLMARAVQNLLNNAMRHTSRRIVCGARACENGEVMIYVDDDGEGVPPAERARIFEPFHRLDSSRNRATGGFGLGLAIVRRIALLHGGRVRVDTSPLGGARFTITLPAPPA
- a CDS encoding response regulator gives rise to the protein MTGITTMYRVLLVEDDARLAALVTEYLHAYRFEVMVVGDGSRALERFRAFSPDIVILDLMLPGMDGMEICRQLRAVSTTPILILTAREDTYDQVAGLEVGADDYVVKPVEPRLLLARLRALLRRVVPSTELEPENDDGLAFGQLRIVPRDRMVFWRGATVELKSNEFSLLLILARGAGRVVTRDEILQQLRGIEFDGIDRTVDVGIYRLRKRFEDTDGEPQRIKTVWGRGYLFSPSAWEG